A section of the Paracoccaceae bacterium genome encodes:
- the soxZ gene encoding thiosulfate oxidation carrier complex protein SoxZ: protein MADGVKPRVKVPKSASAGETITIKTLISHKMESGQRKDGDGNPIPRSIINRFTADFNGQNVIDVTLEPAISTNPYFQFDAIVPESGEFTFTWYDDDGSVYETTKSIDVS, encoded by the coding sequence ATGGCAGACGGTGTAAAACCCCGCGTCAAAGTCCCGAAGTCCGCTTCGGCAGGTGAAACGATCACGATCAAGACTCTGATCAGCCACAAGATGGAATCGGGCCAGCGCAAGGATGGCGATGGCAACCCGATCCCGCGGTCGATCATCAATCGGTTTACGGCGGACTTCAACGGCCAGAACGTCATCGACGTGACGCTAGAGCCTGCAATCTCGACCAATCCGTATTTCCAGTTCGACGCGATCGTGCCGGAATCGGGCGAGTTTACGTTCACCTGGTATGACGACGATGGCTCGGTCTATGAGACGACCAAATCCATCGACGTAAGCTAA
- the soxC gene encoding sulfite dehydrogenase yields MSENNTTRRSLLRGALAGSAAMMAGRAAAAPDPLITDLQDWASFPGDPVDATPYGLPIRFEADVIRRNVPWLTADPISSINFTPIHALDGTITPQGCAFERHHSGAIELAKENYRLMINGLVDRPLVFTYEDLERFPRENRVYFCECAANSGMEWAGAQLNGAQFTHGMIHNMEYTGIPLRRLLAEAGADVSADKWVYVEGADASSNGRSIPMEKALDDVLVAFKANGEALRKEHGYPVRLVVPGWEGNLWVKWLRRIEVTDAPVESREETSKYTDVLADGTARKWTWVMDAKSIITSPSPQQPITHGAGPLVITGLAWSGHGQITRVDVSKDGGMTWETARLGRQGDAKALTRFYLDTEWNGEPWLLQARAMDDTGYVQPTKDQLRAVRGENSVYHNNAIQTWALSTDGRAENVEVS; encoded by the coding sequence ATGAGCGAAAACAACACAACCCGACGCAGCCTGCTGCGCGGCGCGCTTGCCGGTTCAGCCGCGATGATGGCCGGGCGCGCCGCCGCTGCGCCCGACCCGCTGATTACCGACCTGCAGGACTGGGCGAGCTTTCCCGGCGACCCGGTGGACGCGACGCCCTACGGCCTGCCGATCCGGTTTGAAGCAGACGTGATCCGCCGCAATGTGCCCTGGCTGACGGCGGACCCGATCAGCTCGATCAACTTCACGCCGATTCATGCGCTGGACGGGACGATCACACCGCAGGGCTGCGCGTTTGAACGCCACCATTCCGGTGCGATTGAGCTGGCGAAAGAGAATTATCGCCTGATGATCAACGGGTTGGTCGACCGCCCGCTGGTCTTCACCTACGAGGATTTGGAGCGTTTCCCGCGCGAAAACCGCGTCTATTTCTGTGAATGCGCCGCCAATTCCGGCATGGAATGGGCCGGGGCGCAGCTGAACGGTGCACAGTTCACCCACGGCATGATCCACAACATGGAATACACCGGCATCCCGCTGCGCAGGTTGCTGGCCGAGGCGGGCGCAGATGTGTCAGCCGACAAATGGGTCTATGTCGAAGGGGCCGATGCGTCCTCCAACGGGCGGTCGATCCCGATGGAAAAAGCGCTGGACGATGTGCTGGTCGCCTTCAAGGCCAATGGCGAAGCCCTGCGCAAGGAACACGGATACCCCGTGCGACTGGTTGTGCCGGGGTGGGAAGGGAACCTTTGGGTCAAGTGGCTGCGCCGGATCGAAGTGACCGATGCGCCGGTCGAAAGCCGTGAGGAAACGAGTAAATACACCGACGTTTTGGCGGACGGCACGGCGCGGAAATGGACTTGGGTGATGGATGCGAAGTCCATCATCACCTCACCCAGCCCGCAGCAACCGATCACCCATGGGGCCGGGCCACTGGTCATCACCGGGCTGGCCTGGTCGGGCCACGGGCAGATCACCCGCGTTGACGTTTCCAAGGACGGTGGCATGACATGGGAAACGGCGCGGCTGGGGCGGCAGGGCGACGCCAAGGCGCTGACGCGGTTCTATCTGGACACCGAATGGAACGGCGAACCCTGGCTGCTACAGGCCCGCGCGATGGACGACACCGGCTATGTACAGCCGACCAAGGATCAACTGCGCGCGGTGCGCGGCGAGAACTCGGTCTATCACAACAACGCCATTCAGACTTGGGCGCTGAGCACGGATGGGAGGGCCGAAAATGTCGAAGTTTCTTAA
- the soxB gene encoding thiosulfohydrolase SoxB, with protein MISRRDFLQASMAASAIVGGAGFGNWARLAAQQRLTQDQLLQFDTFGNVSLIHVTDIHAQMVPIYFREPSVNIGVGDNKGVVPHVTGADFRKLYGIDDGSPSHYALSSGDFTALAEGYGRMGGLDRVATVINAIRADRPDALLLDGGDTWHGSYTCYQTAGQDMVNVMNTLKPDAMTFHWEFTLGSDRVTELVEGLPFAALGQNIFDVEWDEPVELFPPYKFFERGGVKIAVIGQAFPYMPIANPRWMFPEYSFGIRDERMQEIVDQVRAEGAECVVCLSHNGFDVDKKMAEIVSGIDVILSGHTHDALPEPVLAGETIIVPSGSNGKFVSRVDLDIQNGRMMGFRHKLIPIFSDVIEPDAEVAAVIEAERAPHIDALTEVIGQTDTLLYRRGNFNGTWDDLICDALLSQRDAEIALSPGVRWGPSVIPGQAITREDIWNVTSMTYPEAYRTEMTGEFLKIVLEDVADNIFNPDPFFQQGGDMVRTGGLGYRIDIAKPQGERISDMTLLSTGEAIDPARAYVVAGWASVNEDTEGPPIWDVVEAHIKAQGTVSLAPNNSVEIINA; from the coding sequence ATGATCTCGCGTCGCGATTTTCTGCAAGCGTCCATGGCCGCCTCGGCGATTGTCGGGGGGGCGGGGTTCGGAAACTGGGCGCGACTGGCCGCACAGCAGCGCCTGACACAGGACCAGTTGTTGCAGTTTGACACCTTCGGGAATGTCTCGTTGATCCATGTCACGGACATCCACGCGCAGATGGTGCCGATCTATTTCCGCGAACCTTCGGTCAATATCGGCGTCGGTGACAACAAGGGCGTGGTGCCCCATGTCACGGGCGCGGATTTCCGCAAACTCTATGGCATCGACGATGGCAGCCCGTCGCATTACGCGCTGAGTTCCGGGGACTTCACGGCGCTGGCCGAAGGCTATGGCCGGATGGGTGGCCTCGACCGGGTGGCCACCGTGATCAACGCGATCCGCGCCGACCGGCCCGACGCGCTGTTGCTGGATGGCGGCGACACCTGGCACGGGTCCTACACCTGCTATCAAACCGCCGGGCAGGATATGGTCAACGTGATGAACACGCTGAAGCCCGACGCAATGACCTTTCATTGGGAATTCACGCTGGGGTCCGACCGGGTGACCGAACTGGTCGAGGGGCTGCCCTTCGCCGCCCTGGGTCAGAATATCTTCGATGTCGAATGGGACGAACCGGTCGAGTTGTTCCCGCCCTACAAATTTTTCGAACGCGGCGGCGTCAAGATTGCCGTGATCGGTCAGGCCTTCCCCTATATGCCCATCGCCAACCCGCGCTGGATGTTCCCCGAATACTCCTTCGGGATCCGGGATGAACGGATGCAAGAGATTGTCGATCAGGTCCGGGCCGAGGGTGCGGAATGCGTCGTCTGCCTCAGCCACAATGGCTTTGACGTCGACAAGAAAATGGCGGAGATCGTCAGCGGCATCGACGTAATCCTGTCGGGCCACACCCATGACGCGCTGCCCGAACCGGTGCTGGCGGGCGAAACGATCATTGTGCCGTCAGGCTCGAACGGGAAGTTCGTCAGCCGCGTCGATCTGGATATTCAGAACGGTCGGATGATGGGCTTCCGCCACAAGCTGATCCCGATATTCTCGGACGTGATCGAACCGGACGCCGAGGTTGCAGCCGTGATCGAGGCGGAGCGCGCGCCGCACATTGACGCGCTGACCGAGGTCATCGGCCAGACCGATACGCTGCTCTACCGCCGTGGCAACTTCAACGGCACCTGGGACGATCTGATCTGCGATGCGCTGCTGTCCCAGCGCGATGCAGAGATTGCGCTGTCCCCCGGAGTGCGCTGGGGGCCGTCGGTCATTCCGGGGCAGGCTATCACCCGCGAAGACATCTGGAACGTCACTTCGATGACTTACCCCGAAGCCTACCGGACCGAGATGACGGGCGAGTTTCTGAAAATCGTTCTGGAAGACGTGGCCGACAACATCTTCAACCCCGACCCGTTCTTCCAGCAGGGCGGCGACATGGTGCGCACCGGCGGCCTCGGCTATCGGATCGACATCGCGAAACCACAGGGGGAACGGATCAGCGACATGACCCTGCTGTCCACTGGTGAGGCGATTGATCCCGCGCGCGCCTATGTCGTCGCGGGCTGGGCCAGCGTCAACGAAGACACCGAAGGTCCGCCGATCTGGGACGTGGTCGAAGCACACATCAAGGCCCAGGGCACCGTATCGCTTGCACCGAACAACTCTGTCGAGATCATCAACGCCTGA
- a CDS encoding cytochrome c biogenesis protein CcdA — protein sequence MFDVTFFGAVIAGLLSFLSPCILPIVPFYLSYLAGVGMNQIAEGASVTPAVRRRAFFASVLFALGIITVFMGLGATATAFGQVVREYFDILRWTAAAIIIAMGLHFLGVVRIGLLYRQLRSDAGDTSNLGYVGAYVIGLAFAFGWTPCVGPVLAAILFTAAGQETVGQGAYLLFAYGLGMTLPFVVAALFIGPFMSWMARFRRHLGLVEKLMGVLLIVFGILIATNTINIIAQWMLDTFPSFSAVG from the coding sequence ATGTTCGATGTCACCTTCTTTGGCGCCGTGATCGCAGGATTGTTATCGTTCCTGTCGCCCTGCATCCTGCCGATTGTGCCGTTTTACCTGTCGTATCTGGCTGGCGTCGGCATGAACCAGATCGCCGAGGGGGCCAGCGTCACCCCCGCCGTACGCCGCCGGGCGTTTTTCGCGTCGGTCCTGTTTGCACTGGGCATCATCACGGTGTTCATGGGGCTGGGCGCGACCGCCACTGCCTTCGGGCAGGTGGTGCGAGAGTATTTCGACATTCTGCGCTGGACTGCGGCAGCGATCATCATCGCGATGGGGCTGCACTTTCTGGGCGTGGTCCGGATCGGGCTGCTGTACAGGCAATTGCGCTCGGACGCGGGCGATACCTCGAACCTCGGGTATGTCGGGGCCTATGTCATCGGGCTGGCCTTTGCGTTTGGCTGGACGCCCTGCGTCGGGCCGGTTCTGGCGGCGATCCTGTTCACCGCTGCGGGTCAGGAGACGGTCGGGCAGGGGGCCTATCTTCTGTTTGCCTATGGTCTTGGCATGACACTGCCGTTCGTCGTCGCCGCCCTGTTCATCGGCCCGTTCATGTCCTGGATGGCGCGGTTCCGCCGCCACCTGGGTCTTGTCGAAAAGCTGATGGGCGTGCTGCTGATCGTCTTCGGCATCTTGATCGCCACCAATACAATCAACATCATTGCTCAATGGATGCTGGACACCTTCCCGTCGTTCAGCGCCGTGGGCTGA
- the soxY gene encoding thiosulfate oxidation carrier protein SoxY, with translation MTLTRRDVFVLGSAAFAGTAFAGLPAFASATDDLIAEFTGGAETGSGALVLTAPEIAENGNTVPIEVEAPGAVAVAIYADGNPVPAVATVNFGPLNPSRSVSTRIRLAKSQNVIAIAKMADGSFVRAEAAVKVTIGGCGG, from the coding sequence ATGACACTCACACGTCGAGACGTATTTGTACTGGGGTCCGCCGCTTTTGCGGGCACGGCCTTCGCCGGTCTGCCTGCCTTCGCGTCGGCAACCGATGATCTGATCGCCGAGTTCACTGGCGGTGCGGAAACCGGCAGTGGCGCGTTGGTTCTGACCGCGCCCGAGATTGCCGAGAACGGCAATACAGTGCCCATCGAGGTCGAAGCCCCCGGTGCGGTTGCGGTGGCGATCTACGCCGATGGCAACCCGGTTCCGGCGGTCGCGACCGTCAATTTCGGCCCGCTGAACCCGTCGCGCAGTGTCTCGACCCGTATTCGTCTGGCCAAAAGCCAGAACGTCATCGCCATTGCGAAGATGGCAGACGGATCGTTCGTGCGTGCCGAAGCGGCCGTGAAAGTAACCATCGGCGGCTGCGGCGGCTGA
- a CDS encoding metalloregulator ArsR/SmtB family transcription factor translates to MSLESHANNPTAAPSRLPVFDENTCAEDMEKMMRNAMRASAFLKAISHEGRLMILCHLASGEKSVTELEDLLSARQAAVSQQLSRLRLEGLVTPRREGKAIYYRLTDDRPRQIIEIVYDLFCRSS, encoded by the coding sequence ATGTCGCTGGAATCGCACGCAAATAATCCGACCGCAGCGCCGTCTCGCTTGCCGGTCTTTGACGAAAACACCTGCGCTGAGGATATGGAGAAGATGATGCGCAACGCGATGCGCGCCTCTGCCTTCCTCAAAGCGATCAGCCACGAGGGGCGCCTGATGATCCTGTGCCATCTGGCGTCGGGCGAAAAATCGGTGACCGAGCTGGAAGACCTTCTGTCCGCGCGCCAGGCAGCGGTGTCCCAACAACTGTCGCGGTTGCGGCTGGAGGGTTTGGTGACCCCGCGCCGCGAAGGCAAGGCGATCTATTACCGGCTGACCGACGACCGCCCGCGCCAGATCATCGAGATTGTCTACGATCTGTTTTGCAGATCAAGCTGA
- the soxX gene encoding sulfur oxidation c-type cytochrome SoxX — MKRIGLATGFAAILAFPLAAEDVKPMMVAFADGAVEDSLTGQAGDAAEGRKVAMGRKLGNCLACHMNADMEEQPFHGEVGPPLDGVADRWSEAELRGIVTNSKQMFEGTIMPAFYIDDGYERPLDKFAGKSILTAQQVEDVVAYLLTLKE; from the coding sequence ATGAAACGCATAGGATTGGCGACCGGATTCGCCGCAATTCTCGCATTTCCGCTGGCAGCCGAAGACGTGAAGCCGATGATGGTGGCGTTCGCTGACGGGGCCGTGGAAGACTCGCTGACCGGGCAGGCGGGTGACGCCGCCGAGGGGCGCAAGGTGGCCATGGGGCGCAAACTGGGCAATTGCCTGGCCTGCCACATGAACGCCGACATGGAGGAACAGCCATTCCATGGCGAAGTTGGCCCGCCGCTGGACGGTGTCGCCGATCGCTGGAGCGAGGCTGAGTTGCGCGGCATCGTGACGAACTCCAAGCAGATGTTCGAAGGCACGATCATGCCGGCCTTTTACATCGACGACGGGTACGAGCGTCCGTTGGATAAATTCGCAGGCAAATCCATCCTGACCGCCCAACAGGTCGAAGATGTGGTTGCCTATTTGTTGACACTCAAAGAATGA
- the soxA gene encoding sulfur oxidation c-type cytochrome SoxA has protein sequence MNKYLIATAAMLSASVAFAGEDSTLEIEGEVFVTQVDAPAHMENVSTIYSGWTYRTDETQALQLDDFDNPSFLFLDQAIDQWDTVEGSEGKSCSSCHDDVADFAGLKPSLPRVEDGELVTLTNLVNECVTERMGGEAWKYSGAKMSAMTALIAHQSRGMTMSVAIDGDAAPFWERGKDLYYTRVGQLDMACSNCHEDNYGNMIRADHLSQGQINGFPLYRLKNAKINTTHGRFKGCMSNIRATPYKEGSPEFKALELYIASRGEGLSVETPAVRN, from the coding sequence ATGAACAAATACCTGATAGCCACGGCAGCCATGCTTTCGGCCTCGGTCGCATTCGCGGGCGAGGATTCGACGCTGGAAATCGAGGGTGAGGTCTTCGTGACCCAAGTGGACGCCCCGGCGCATATGGAAAATGTCAGCACGATCTATTCGGGCTGGACCTACCGAACCGACGAAACCCAGGCCTTGCAGCTTGATGACTTCGACAACCCGTCATTCCTGTTCCTCGATCAGGCCATTGATCAATGGGACACGGTTGAGGGGAGCGAGGGCAAATCCTGTTCAAGCTGCCACGACGATGTGGCCGATTTCGCGGGTCTGAAGCCATCGCTGCCGCGTGTCGAAGATGGTGAGCTGGTCACTTTGACCAACCTTGTCAACGAATGCGTGACCGAGCGTATGGGCGGCGAGGCGTGGAAATACTCCGGCGCCAAAATGTCGGCCATGACCGCGCTGATTGCGCACCAATCGCGCGGCATGACGATGAGTGTCGCCATCGACGGTGACGCCGCCCCCTTCTGGGAACGTGGCAAGGACCTCTACTATACCCGCGTTGGCCAGCTCGACATGGCGTGCTCCAATTGTCACGAGGACAACTACGGCAACATGATCCGCGCCGATCACCTGAGCCAGGGCCAGATCAACGGCTTTCCGCTGTACCGGCTGAAGAACGCCAAGATCAACACGACCCACGGGCGTTTCAAAGGCTGCATGAGCAACATTCGCGCGACGCCCTACAAGGAAGGTTCGCCCGAATTCAAGGCGCTGGAGCTTTACATCGCTTCACGCGGCGAAGGGCTGTCGGTCGAAACACCCGCCGTTCGCAACTAA
- a CDS encoding thioredoxin fold domain-containing protein has translation MKRLILALLAVAFATNVAAVEVGDDGLHKTPWMRDTFKDLDEANAEGKRLLIMFEQRGCGYCAKMHNEVFPDPDVTQMIEANFFVVQLNLHGDTEVTDFDGETLSEKQMARKWGILFTPTIMYLPEAVPPGMSATQAAVAAMPGAFSKGTTLDLMTWVHEKRYLLDSEEDFQRYHARRIKERDDGFTD, from the coding sequence ATGAAACGTTTGATCCTTGCACTACTCGCGGTGGCATTTGCCACCAACGTCGCGGCCGTCGAAGTCGGCGATGACGGGCTGCACAAGACGCCCTGGATGCGCGACACCTTCAAAGACCTGGACGAGGCCAATGCCGAAGGCAAGCGCCTGCTGATCATGTTTGAACAACGCGGATGTGGCTATTGTGCCAAAATGCATAATGAGGTGTTTCCGGATCCGGACGTGACGCAGATGATTGAAGCTAATTTTTTCGTCGTTCAGCTGAATCTCCATGGCGATACCGAGGTCACTGATTTCGACGGCGAAACGCTAAGCGAAAAGCAAATGGCCCGTAAGTGGGGCATCCTGTTCACGCCGACAATCATGTATTTGCCCGAAGCGGTGCCGCCGGGGATGTCAGCTACACAAGCTGCCGTTGCCGCCATGCCGGGCGCGTTTTCCAAAGGCACTACTCTGGATCTGATGACCTGGGTTCACGAAAAGCGGTATCTGCTTGATAGCGAGGAGGATTTCCAACGCTACCATGCGCGACGGATCAAGGAACGAGATGACGGATTCACGGATTGA